The nucleotide window aggttccttagatgatctcgaacctgatcttctcctgcagtgggcagttcttcattctcccagtccctgcctttgtcttctgtgacttgggtggtgtggctggagcacttgcctgGTAAGCACTCAGCTGAGAAGTTACTTCAATCCTTTCTTACAGGTCAGGGATTACTTGTCTCTTGGCAGGGAGGGAAACACACTCAGGATAATTTCTGCCTCTGTAATCTTGTGAATGACATCTCAGTCCTTTTGAGAGTCCAGCTCAGAAATCAGTGTAACTGCTATAAGAAATTCTGAAGCGAGCTATTGCAGCATTTCCAATTCTGCTGTATGCCTATACACATCTGATGATATTCACTAAATTTGATCTGAATATATTGGTATTTGAAGTCAtaattttcagcaaataaataTCTTGCCAGATAGAACTTTATCCAACTTTAAGGAAAATATTGCATAAGAAAAGGCAAAGGTGCACTGCTAATTTAGTTCTTAATGGCTCTGGATTAAGCAGGTTTTGTCTGTTGATCGGTCCTATGCTGCACTTGTCTCTATCAACTCAGTTTCCAGTCGGCTCTTAGACCTTAAAATGTTCATCAAATGTCTGTTTCAGTGGTCCACAGCCTCAGTTCTTCAGAAGTTTGGATCGGCCATTTCAGAAAACTGCCTGCACCTGGGTAGCACCCTTAAATGCCCATCTGATGGCAGGCCAAGCGCAAGCACCCTGTgataaaatcttttcctttctcttttgaggacattttcctgctttcctgtGCAGGATCCTGGAGCTTGAATAAAGGAGAATGCTCCCTGGGGAGTTGCTATAGTaacctgtgatttttttgttgtctgaaaTTAAATATAAGCAAGGGAGAAATTGCAGAGAAGAATTTTATACTTGAGTTTATCATCTTTGTGTAACACCAAAGCTGAACTGTACCTCCAACTTCCTAAAGCAATAACAGTCACCTTGAGGCTGATGCCAAGTCAgtaattttcactggaaaagaaattaactgCTGTATTTATTATTCAAGAACcctgattagaaaaaaaaaattccacatcTGAAAGATGTAGCAAATAAGAAAGAGAATGAGATCATTAGAAATGTAAAGACATGGAAGTGGGAATAGCTGCTACAAATAATATCTAAACTTGCAATGCATGAATGCTCTGCATATTCTATTTTCTTCTTAACAGGGTTCAGTGATAGTCTGCTCTTAAACTTATAGTCAGAGAAAAAATTCAAACCCATGTTGTCCTTGGAAAATAACTTCACGTCTCATAGCTCATACAAGAAAGTGATTTTTGAATGTATCAATATCAGTTCAGCAACAAACCTAATCTGAAgattcagaataaaaacaaaatttgttttaagAGAGTGTGATGGAGGAAGAATCCACTCAAACTGCTCTCAGTTATGAGCATCAAAGGCAGCTCGGGAAGTCTGGGATCAGGAAAGGGCATGAGAGCTGAGCTACCAGAAAGGTCATTTCCATGAGAAATAACCCAAAAGCACAATGCTGGGAAAAATCAAAGACAATCCTGGGAGGCCAGTGGGGAAGGAGCACGGAAGTGGGTTGTGTAAGGAGGGTGTGCAGGAGCTCCCAGTCCCcagtggggggggtgggggtctgGCTCTGGGGCAAGGTCCCTGCCAGTGCTTGCATCACAGTCAGTCCCTCTGTCCCCTGCTGCGCACCCCCGCACCCCTGGACACCCCGGCAACAGCAGGACCTCAGACCGGGCTGCTTGGCAGTGGCCCAGGGAGAGGAAAGACCACCGGCCTCTGTGAGCAGGTGAGCATGTGCCGGGCTCGTAATTTAGCTCTGCTGAGTTACCCAGTCCAGCTCGATTTTGTGCGGCTTCCCCCCAGCCAGCTGCCCTGCCCACCCACCCCAGCTGCCCAGTATTTCCTGGAATTATTTCATTCAGAGGTGAGGGGAAAACGGTACGGGAGAAGGGAGAACTTGAAGCACGTTTCTGAAGCTTGGGTTGATGTCTCCCCTGCAGTGTAAAAGAGCTGACAGAGCTGCTGTCAAGTTTAATTGTCCCCAAGATAATGTCCTTCAGTgctgtatatattatatattttggtttatactgaaaacatgatgtctaaatactttaaatataagTGACTTTAACAACTCTAGCTGCTTGCCCATGGGCTGCTAGCTGCAGTGGCAGGTAGGTCTGGGCTTATGATGCTGGATGTTTCCTGCTTCTCCCCTGGATAGTTAGGAGTTCGTTCCCCCTGTGGCTGATTTACCTCCCCATCTTGGGGCTGTTGGTGGAAACAATGGGACTGGGCACTCCAAAAGAACAGGATGGGTTGGAAAGGCTGCAGGGGAGAGGGTACATGGGAGGGAGCAATATATGTCTCTGAACATGGCATAAGTGGAAACAAAAACCTCCAGAACTGCGAGTTTTGGAGGAAGGCCCTTTAGCAGAGGAACAATATGAAAACACAAGTCTGATGTGAGATAAACCAGCTGGTGATGTAGAAGACAACCCTGAAAGTCAGACAGAAACCCTATTGCAATAAAATCAAGTGTTACTGCAAACAAATCTATATTGCAATTGCCCTCTCCTGCATTAAGGGATTTGGATTTTAACTTCAACCAATCAATCAATTAATTAATTCAATCAATTAATCAATTGGACAAGCTTGGGAAGGGGGTGAAGGAAGCATCTCTGGATGTTGGCTCTCAGAAGTAACCTGGAGGAGCCCGGAGATGCAGTGCTATGTGGTAGAGATGGCGGGGAAAGGGGACAGCTGTAGGTTTTGGAAAAGGGAGGGTGAAAATAGGACAGGGGGTACACAGTGtggtggcagagctggagggTATAAGAAACTTGTGTGTGATGGTCACCCTGTGTCTAACACTCAGGGCAGAGACATGGGGGCAAAATTCATGAAGGTAAAATTCTCCTCACTGACGGAAAGGCAGAACTGAGTTTCCCAAGGGGCAGGGGACATCAGTGGGGATTAGGGGTAAACCTGGGTGAAATTAGacaaccaactttttttttttttaaagtagaaaaaggCACATTTGTGCTGTTAGAAACACTGTGCAGAAACCCTAAGAATTCTCACaatttagttattaaaaaaaattcaacctCGGTTCAAATaacttcaaatttaatttttgtaaaaactgcataaaataagattttatttggcacaaactaaattttttttgtgtggtggtttgggtttttttttgttcatgtaaaaaagacagaaatccttCACTTGCCTGGGTTTACTCATGACTAGAAGGTGATATAAGCCACAACATTTTGGgtagagggaaggaggaaagagtgTTGAGCAGATAAGTCTGAGATTTCTGTGACTGAAATAAGAAGCACTGGAGGTATGGCACTGCAGTATGGATTTTAAAGAGATCGGTTTTCTGATGATGTGAAAAAGAGGTAGACGAACTGTAGGAAAGAGATGAGCAATCACTACTGCAAGggtagaaagcaagaaaaataatggagCTATCAAAGGATATAAAGAGTGATGGGAGAAATGAGAACGAAAGATGGAAAATTATCTATGGGTTGTGACAGTTTTTGGACCAAGGTAATGGGAATTTGTCAGAAAAACACGCAAAGAGCAACAGCGTTCTCCTGGACCCAATTTCCCAGGGCTGTGGTTTGGAGTTTTAATTATTTGTGCATACTGTATCACTTGGTGCTCTTACTGTTCACAGTTCTGTGGATTTTAAGATCAAAACCCACAACTGCCACTGCATTTTTGTGACATCCTGTTAACACAAGCTACTGAGCATCAACAAGAAAAAGCTGCTCTTGAGGCCAGTTTTTCATTGTgatcctttaaaaatgttttattttgaaaagttggTTTCAGCTCCATAAcaatttttaattgatttgtttGTCAGTCATTTGGGAACAGGCTATTCCAAGGCGCAAGATGTTTTTACATTTTGCTCCCTTACATGTCTGTAAAAATGAGGTAGAGAGATAAAAGAAGAGCCCAGTTTTTTACACCAAATCTTGTGGTACTGCCATAGAGCTGCTTTATTTACCAATGCCAATTTTCTCAGCTTCTATAAACTACATTTCTGGTGTATTCTTTACCTTTCATAGTCAAAGGGGCAACACGATCGACTGTGGGAACTGACTTATTTGCTTGTTCCTGTTGTCCAATGTCTTTAATTCTGACCTTGAATTTTGGCAGTAACTCTGTGCATTTATGTTGTCTGTTCTTTCAGTCCTCATCAAGCTTCTGCAGCTCTGTCGTGTCACCTACTCCTCACCAGTGGACAGTGGCCTCTTTCAGAAAACCTAGAAGTCATCTTTTCACACATTCCTCCTCAATTTACTAAAGAAAAGTCATGTCTGCTTTTGATCTGACAAACCAGAGCATGCAGCGTATAAAGCCTGAGATGGACTTTATCGCCCCACGGATGAAACTGAGGGATGAGATGTTTGTCTTTATTGATGGTAAATGGGTGAATGAGATCTCCTGCCAGCCACCCTTTGCTTCCCACCAGAAGCTCTTTAGCAAGAAGGTACAGAATGAATGGAGCATCTGGGAGGAGAACAGAGCTCTTTGGGAGGAAAACCAAGTCCTCCGGATTGAAAACAGGATGctctgggaagaaaacaaggcTCTACAATGTCTCCAGTCACAGAACAAAGCTGTCCAGGTTATTTACACTGATACCCTGAAGCAAAGCCTCCAGAAGGAAAATAAGCTGTTCCCATTCTTTCAAGAGAGGAACACAGGCTTTCAGGTCAGCCCAGGCAACAAAGCTCTCCAGGAGGTCCAGAAAAAGAATAGAGTCTCAGAGGATTTCCAGCAGGAGATTAAATTGGTCCCCACCATCTGTAAAGACCAAAAATCTGTCACGGACCATGAAGAGAGCAAAGATGCCAGCTCAGATCTTCAGAAGGACACTGACACCATCACAGCTGTGGAAGAAGGTAACCCTGGCCCAGCCCCAGAGCAGGAACAGGAAGCTGGAAAGGAGAGCACTACTCCAACCCAGAATAAGATCAAGTCTGCCTCAAGCATACACAGCGAGCATGAAATCCTCCAGGCTCTCCAGGACTTATATGAACTCCTCCACTTCTTCCTGAAAGTGAACAATCTCCTCGGGGAGAAACAGGGCTGTCACATTCTCTGTGACGTGAACAGACCTCTCCAAGAAGAATGCAATAAATTGAAGCTGCAACTGAATGCTGTGAAAAACACTGTGTCAGACATTATGGCTCAAATGGAAATGTTGGAAAAGGAGCTCATTGCCATCACTTCCTCAATGTATGAAGAAGCAGGACAGAAGCTGGCAACTGAGTATCAGCTTGGAGAGATGTGAAGCTTAATGCCAAGACCTGCTAGTCCAGTTTCCTGGAAAGCTCTTCTTGTTTCAGGGAACCTAATAAAATCCCAGTAGAGCCTGAAGACATCTGGGGATTACTGTGTTATTCTGAAACTTTCTTACATTACTTAGATGTATTTCACCTTCTGATTATACAGTGTGGGTGACTCATGAATTTGCCTAGTGTcaggaaaacatgtttttcagcattttttttcaaagttccTGATAATGCCTAGATTTTCAAAAGGTAATTTGTGCTTTTCACACTTAATTTGAGGTACCTTATGTTGGCCATATTTTTCAGAGGGATGGGCAGTTCCTGAAAATGAGGATCCCAACTGTGAGCTGAATTTGGATCCCAGTGGTCCCTTCCTTTCTTATGGCTGACCAAGTTCAATGGCTGAACTGTGTCTTCTGCCACACACCAGCCTTCTCTCTCTCATATAGGGTAAGCAGTGGATCATGGAAAATGTAGCCTCCCAGGTGAGACAGGCCCATGAAAGACAAAGGGACACAGAAAAACACACTGTATGTGCCATACATATACATTCTTGCTGTCTCCTTTTCCCAGTTCCCCATTCCCACTTaaattgtttctttcccttgtttAAGGCTCCTCCTCAGAAGACAATCCATCTCTTGCCTCAGAGTATAATAGAACCATAAAGCAAACATCGCCCACCAGAACAGCATGTCTCCTTCCGCCTTGGTTACTTGTAAATTACCTACATCATTTTGTACCTTAATTAGGCTTAATTCTTCTCAAATTGCCTTGTTTTGGTACACTTGAATAATCCTACTGATTTCAAGTGAGATTATTATTTGCTGATAAATGGCACTTTTAGAATGCAGTGTGTATAGGAAAGACTGCTTAGTGTCTTATTTATAGCTCACTGCTAAAAGAAAATTCCTATAGACTTTGGTGGTCTTTTTGGACCAGCTTTTCTTTGTGGCTAGGAATTAAGCGTGTCTTTGCCTGCAAACAATCAATCACATGTAGTTATGGAGCTAACGTCTTTCTAGCCTGGAGGAACAATGATACTTCTACTGGGCAAGAGATCACAGGGCAAGGGAAAGGGCAATGCCCGATCCTGTGCAGCAGAAGCCCCTGGGCAGCTTTGTGAGTCTGAGCTGTCTTTCTGAAATCTTCCATTGGACTTGAAGACTTGAAAGCAGGACCACAATAACTTACTGTCACATGTTGAGGACTGGGCTGAGGCAAGCATGCTGCAAGACTAAGCCCCAATACCCTCACCAGCCCTACTCCACCACCCAGTGGGTCCCCATCAACCAGACCACTGCAGGCAGGTGGGGAAGGGCTGACCTCTGCACCTTAATCCTGCTGCTGGGATTTTTACACCTTGTCCTTGCAGTGCCTTTCTGTTTGAATGTCTGATGACTTCCCTCCTTTGTTTTAAACTGTTGATAACATATCAACTCAGCACTCCCCTTGACATGTGGTTTTTTCAGCTTTGCTCTTGTGTCTTGCACAGTTTAGCAGCCACCATACTGCCTTGCTGTATGGACCAGCTGATATAGACCAACTGATGGACAGATGAAGTTCACCATTACTCTGCTTTCATCAGAATTGTCCCGTTAACTGACAGCTCAAAAAATCAGGCCCTGCCTTGGGGATAAAGCCCCAGAGAAAATGAAGGGAGGTCAGGGATATGCCCCTTCTGatggaaaggagagaaaagaaagagttgTCACACTCATGTGGGTCCTCAGGCTGTTCTGGGGAGAACCACCTGTTTCTACACCATTGCTGAACTATTCCATGCAATtgtaggctgggaggggtggaCAAGAACACTACAGTgagaaacatgaagaaacataAGTCCCAGCTCATAGTCCAAGGGCATACTCACAGCCCTCTGTTACAAAATGCTGATGAGTAAAGGAGGATCCCTCCTCCCAGATATCATATTGGGGCCACAGGAGTGAACAGAGTAGGCAGCAGGGCCGCATCTCCTGCTCAGAGTAGTGAGGTCCTTCTTGATTTCTTGAACAGTCAGAAAACGTGACTCCATAGTAAGCAAGTAGGTTGCCAAAAATGACATTTGGTGGCTGTTCCACAGCTCAAGTTGGTACTTGCCTGTTGATATGCTCATGTTTAAAAAGTCTGGTCTCAACTGTATGGCTGACTGGAGTGTCTGGAAATgcattttcctctctgtcttgGACATCCCTGATGTAGTGCAATTTGTCACAACCTTTCAGACAGAATACAGGAGAGTCTTTAGGAAATCTAACAAGACAGGCACAAGGAAACTTCTGCAGAGCAATTGTAGGAGCATTATTGTAAAGCAAAGGGAAGGTTATGGTGAGGTTTACCTCTTTGCAACAGGACCCAAGAAGCAGCTTGTCACTCTAGTTTATAGGTCTCTAAGTGATTTGACACCAAATTACCTAAAGGATAAATTATCTTTCACCTTGTATTTCACTCAGACAACACCAGGCCAAATGCCAGAGATGACTGTTTACTTCAGAGGCTTAAAGTAAGGGGCATTTTCTTCGGCTGTTAGGGCTTCAAGATGCTGAGGCAAATCTTCTCTCATGGTTGAAGGTAAAGGGCTGGCTCTCAGTGATGCAGGGGAAGGGAGGGCTGTGTGTATAAGGACCAGGTGCGAAGAAGAGGGCCTGGAGCAATGGCCATTAATAGAAGGATGTGCAGACAACAAGTTGCTCCTGCTTAATGACAGGATTACAACTATATATAGATAAATACCTCAGCCCTGTGCTGAGacacatagaatcatttaggttggaaaagacctttaagatcatcgagtccaaccgttaacctagcactgccaagtctaccactaaaccatgttcctatagtgccacatctacacgtccCTTACatacctccaaggatggtgactccaccacttccctgggcaacctgttccaacgcttgacaacccttctgatgaagaaatttttcctaatatccaatcccctggtgcaacttgaggccatttgctcttgtcctatctcttgttacttgggagaagagacagacacccaccttgttacaacctcctttcaggttgtTGTAGAGAGCGTAGAGataaggtctcctctgagcctccttttcttcaggctaaacaactctGGTTACCTCAGCTGTTcttcataagacctgtgctctagacccttcaccaacttcgttgtccttctttggacaggTTCCAGCACCTAAATGTCTTTCATGTAGagaggggcccaaagctgaacacagtatttgaggtgtggcctcgccagtgctgagtacaggggagCAATCACTTCCATAATactgctggccacattatttctgatacaagccaggttgctattggccttcttggccacatggGAACACTACGactcatattcagccggctgttgaccaacaccctcAGGGCTCTTTTCcaccagcagctttccagccactcttccccaagcctatagtgttgcatggggttgttgtgacccaagtgcaggactcaGCACTTATCCTTGTTGAAcctcagccttgttgaacctcaacctgtccagatccttctgtagacccttccttccctcaagcagatcaacactcacACCCAACTTGGTATCTTTcgcaaactcactgagggtgctctcaatcccctcatccagatcattgataaagatattaaacagaactggacccagtactgagccctggggaacaccgcttgtgactggccaccagctggagttaactccattcaccacaactctttgggctcagccatccagccagattttacCCAGTGGAGAGTATgttcatccaagccatgagcatcCAGTGTTCATGATTCTGTGCCTTCAGAGACACTCCTTTTTTCCTAGCTGTCTCCCTCACTGTGTTTTAATGTAATATTTGTTAAGAGGCAAGAGGGGGTTTATGGACACCCTAATGCCAAGATCTGGAGGGGAGTAGTGGTAATGACAAGATTTGGTTGTGTGTTTGCATTTTAACAAAGTGATTTGTGTCctgtttttagaagaaataaaCTGTTCCTTTGTCAGCGGGCAACGCACTGACTCCTGCCATGTCCCTGTACATGGGCAGGAAAGACACATGGACATGCAGCTTTCCACCAGGTTCTTGGGAGGAATGATCTCACCTAATGTCAGGTGTCCAGGAAAGGACATCCAGATCTCAGCTAGTCACCTTGGGCTTCATTTCTAGCCTGTAGAAAGAAATGGGAACCCTCAGGCTGTGATTTATCTGACCTCTCTTAGACATCCATTTTAGGATGGTCTGAGTCACCAGCTGGAGTCACCTGTTTCTCTCTGCTGTCTCTGTAATTGTTTTGGGAGAAAATAGTTCCAACTTAGCTGTTCAGTTTGGAGTTTTCTGAATAGAGGGGACTTGGCAGTCCTGAGCTGAGGAGGTGCTTCACCAGGTGGTGAAGTGGTACAAGCTTGGGAACTTGTGCTGCTGGTCCCAGtcccttgctttgctttctgtctgaTGCTTTCATTAAGCAGCTGACTCAGATCTCTCCATTGTGAGGAGAAATTATTACTTTGTGAATAAAATTGAGTTAGTTTGTGCAGAGCTTAACGGTCAGGAACACATGTAGGATCCTCAGGGGAAAACACTATTTCCCCAAATGCTAATGATGTTCCTGGAGGGAATTAGGTTTTGTGAGCCCTTTGTGCTTTGATTGCTGTTTTGGGTCTTTGATCTTCCTGATTATAAAAAGTCTATATCTAGTGTATATTTTTTTGGCATGTCTCATGGACAAGTTGAAGTTACTCATGCCTTAAAAGCTTCTCAAGTCTGTTACGTGCTAACAATGTCCATAATGACTGCCCAGCAGTCTTGCAGAGGATTATGTTGTAAGCAAACTCTCAAAATCCCAGAAGGTACCAAGTCTCCAATCTGCTCTTATTTGGTTACAGACTGGACAGA belongs to Strix uralensis isolate ZFMK-TIS-50842 chromosome 2, bStrUra1, whole genome shotgun sequence and includes:
- the CBY2 gene encoding protein chibby homolog 2 encodes the protein MSAFDLTNQSMQRIKPEMDFIAPRMKLRDEMFVFIDGKWVNEISCQPPFASHQKLFSKKVQNEWSIWEENRALWEENQVLRIENRMLWEENKALQCLQSQNKAVQVIYTDTLKQSLQKENKLFPFFQERNTGFQVSPGNKALQEVQKKNRVSEDFQQEIKLVPTICKDQKSVTDHEESKDASSDLQKDTDTITAVEEGNPGPAPEQEQEAGKESTTPTQNKIKSASSIHSEHEILQALQDLYELLHFFLKVNNLLGEKQGCHILCDVNRPLQEECNKLKLQLNAVKNTVSDIMAQMEMLEKELIAITSSMYEEAGQKLATEYQLGEM